A section of the Bifidobacterium sp. ESL0728 genome encodes:
- a CDS encoding zinc-binding dehydrogenase, producing the protein MKAWRFYGTNKPLKLEEVPEPRAKAGEVIVDMKAVGLCHTDVGFLTDPGWMTGHTVPFTLGHEDAGVISEVGEGVEGFKVGDRVAICPTTSAGTPGGSFDGGYGEKVEIGAQALVPIPDSVDFVRGAAATDAGMTSYHAVATRAAVKKGENVCIIGVGGLGQIGARVAYLLGANLYVAEVKESAWPMAKDLGAIDVKKSIADFAADGIKFDKVIDFAGFGTTTAQAIEACNKHGVVVLVGMGRLESTINTKALIMSQVDLRGSNGGTKEDIAGVYELMASGKLDPVTTKIPFGEIPEGLKKLQAGDVRGRLVAVYE; encoded by the coding sequence ATGAAAGCATGGAGATTTTACGGGACTAACAAGCCGCTGAAGCTGGAGGAGGTGCCGGAGCCGCGCGCCAAGGCGGGTGAGGTCATCGTCGACATGAAGGCAGTCGGGCTTTGCCACACGGACGTCGGGTTCCTCACCGATCCGGGCTGGATGACTGGGCACACTGTGCCGTTCACGCTCGGCCATGAGGACGCGGGCGTCATCAGCGAGGTCGGGGAAGGTGTCGAAGGCTTCAAGGTCGGCGATAGGGTTGCGATTTGCCCGACCACCTCGGCCGGCACTCCCGGCGGTAGCTTCGATGGTGGCTATGGCGAAAAGGTCGAGATAGGGGCGCAGGCGTTGGTACCGATTCCCGATTCGGTCGATTTCGTCAGGGGAGCGGCGGCCACCGATGCGGGGATGACCTCGTACCACGCCGTTGCCACGCGCGCGGCCGTGAAGAAAGGCGAGAACGTCTGCATCATCGGTGTCGGTGGACTGGGCCAGATTGGCGCTCGCGTCGCGTATCTGCTCGGCGCCAACCTCTACGTCGCCGAAGTCAAGGAGTCCGCATGGCCGATGGCCAAGGATCTGGGCGCCATCGATGTGAAGAAGTCCATTGCCGATTTCGCCGCCGACGGCATCAAGTTTGACAAGGTCATCGATTTCGCGGGCTTCGGCACTACCACGGCCCAGGCCATCGAGGCGTGCAACAAGCACGGCGTCGTGGTGCTCGTGGGCATGGGCCGGCTCGAAAGCACCATCAACACCAAGGCGCTCATCATGAGCCAGGTCGACCTGCGCGGCTCGAACGGCGGCACCAAGGAAGACATCGCCGGCGTTTACGAGCTCATGGCATCCGGCAAGCTCGACCCGGTCACCACCAAGATCCCGTTCGGCGAGATTCCCGAAGGCCTGAAGAAGCTGCAGGCCGGCGACGTCCGCGGTCGTCTCGTTGCCGTCTACGAGTGA